The Triticum urartu cultivar G1812 chromosome 5, Tu2.1, whole genome shotgun sequence genome contains the following window.
gataaATGCATAAGAAAGATAGCTTGGTGCATTGATAACATAGGGTCCCATCCCTTTGTATGCACACTGGCATTATAAATAGTGGGGCAGTAGGTGGCCAATGCCACCACTGTTCGCGCCGCGGATACCATCACAAACCACACAGGGCCTTTTCGTAGCAGATCAACATTAAAACTCATAGCATAAGTTAAATCGATGCTTGGCCTGCCGGCATAGGTGCTAAGGTTAACTTTAGCCAGGTATATATGTAAGGGGGACGATGCTAGATTTTCGTAGGGATGAGATGCATTGGGAATGGAAGTATAGCTTTCGGCTATCATCGGACGGCCTGCTCACGTGGGTGATGTACATCGTCTTGGTCGCCCGCAAGACAAGCACCGCCATGCCGTACTCCCTGGTGAGATGAAGGCGCCACTTGAAAGCACATTACATCAAGTCTTCACATCCCGACAGCCATTACAGAGAAAGATAGGGAAAAGATGTCAAACAAATCGACCACGCTGTAGGAGAAGAGTGTCATGCCATGATGGTTGTACTCTTTGGTATTGCCCAGTGTAGACAGTCCAGCGAGTTTGTTATAACTTATGGTTCTATATGGTGAACACATGGTTTAAAAAAAAGCTGGAACTCATGATAATCTTGTTTTCTTCAAACTTTGCAGTTATTAATTACATGTTCATAGCATTGCGGTTGTTTGATTTGTTCATCTCTCTTGTGATGGTTTCATCAGGTATGCAACAATTACATATTCATTTTTTGCGAGAATGATAGCTGGCTGGTTTGTGTTGCATGTTGATAACAAAGTGTAATTATCAGAATGATAGTGCCCTTACGTAGTACGTACCTCGTTAATTGCCACCTAGAATGCATTATTTTTCTTAAAACATGGCTCTGCCTAACATTTGGTTTAGAGGTGGTATTCCTAATCATAAACAGTGAAGTAGCAACTGATCTTGCCCATCAGATTAAATAGAACAAATGAAGGACCCATATATTGATTCAAAGGCACCATAGCTTCTCCCCGATAGCTCGACTCAAATTCTTAGTGGAAGTGGAACGGGAGGCATTAAGGGAGAAATTATACTATACCGTCGATGCTCACCAGTTTTTACACATAGGTCCTTTTCGTAGCAGATCAACATTAAAACTCATAGCATAAGTTAAATCGATGCTTGGCCTGTCTGTATAGGTGCTAAGGTTAACTTTTGGTTTAGAGGTGGTATTCCTAATCATAAACAGTGAAGTAGCAACTGATCTTGCCCATCAGATTAAATAGAAGAAATGAAGGACCCATATATTGATTCAAAGGCACCATAGCTTCTCCCCGATAGCTCGACTCAAATTCTTAGTGGAAGTGGAACGGGAGGCATTAAGGGAGAAATTATACTATACCGTCGATGCTCACCAGTTTTTACACATAGGTCCTTTTCGTAGCAGATCAACATTAAAACTCATAGCATAAGTTAAATCGATGCTTGGCCTGTCTGTATAGGTGCTAAGGTTAACTTTAGCCAGGTATATATGTAAGGGGGGCGATGCTAGTTTTTCGTAGGAATGAGATGCGTTGGGATACCGCCATGTCAGGGTGAGATGAAGGCGCCACTTGAAAGCACACTACATCAAGTCTTCACACCCCCATTATTACAGAGAAAGGGAAAAAAATGTCAAAATAATAAACTAAAAAACATGCCGACCACGCTGGGACTCGAACCCAGAATCTCCCGCTCCGGAGGCGAGCGCCTTATCCATTAGGCCACGCGGTCATCTTGCTGAGACCTCCCAGCACAGCTTACATGTACCTTGTGAGTACTAATCTTTTTAAGCACTAACCTTAAATTAATACCGCCGGAATTACTAAATTTCGACCAGTATTGGTTTGGGTTCTTGGAGTAGTAATAATTCAAGACCATCGATTCAAAGAAAAATCACACAAAGGTAGTACTCCCATTACAACGTTTTTCTATGCCGAAGCAACTGCAAATTAATTCCAGTAAATTTAAATCCCATTACAGTTCGCCAACCATACCTCAAAATTCCAGTGAACAGAAAACTCCTATTGATGAACACCTAAAAAGAGAATTACTCTACTATTGTACGCTTGCTGTTTATATCCTATTAGAAGCAAAGCTACAGCATGCTGCAACTCAGGCAAGATCCATTCCATGCTAAGGCAAGGCAACAGTACAATCATCACTTTATCGGAAAACAGTACAGTCATCAGTTGGCAAAGAAAGTAAACTACGTAGCCACGTGGCTATTCCTTCTTGGCGGCGATCTTGGTCCTGGGCCCCGCCGGCGCCGAGAAGAGCGGGGTGTGACTGTGGTGCCTGATCACCATGATCATCACGAAGGTGTTGGCGGCCAGGAACACGAGGCCCGCGGCCCAGAGCTGCACGAACACGTTCCGCCCCTTGAACTCCAGCAGGTAGGCCCACATCAGCCAATGCAGCTGGGACCCCATCCACACCAGCGCGCAGACCAGGCCCTTCCACTTCAGCTTCATGCCGGTCCAGGGGAGGATGAGGGGCAGCAGGCAGAAGAACCACACGAAGTACTGCGCTGTCATCACCTGCTCATCGACAGAGTAGCAACTGTTAGTATTTCAGGTTACCGTAGTCGTTTCACACAAACAGAAAAAAGTTTCAGATGCCTCACCTTGTTGAAAGCCACAAATGCGACTGTCTGGAGGAACATGCAAAACGGAAGGTCCCTGGAGAAGCGTATGATGAGCGCCAACTGCACGATCAGCTGCGGCAGGAACGAAGCCAGCCTCTGTATGCTTGAGAACCCTTGCTGATGGTGCAGATATATGTGATAGAAGTAAATCGAGAAATTGTGCCTTGGATCAGTCCGTGTGAGGTGGTAAAGGAGTGCTTCATTTAGAAACTCCCACCCGTATAGATAGAAGAAGATGCCAGTCCAAGCAAAGAACATAGATCCAGACAACAACCCAAACAGGATAGTATCTCTTGTAACGAGGGTACTGAGAAAATTCCATAGAGTCGCCAAGAGTGATGTCGGTTCTTCCACATTTTCCCTGGCTTTATTGCTTTGTAACTGCTGTTTTGAACTCCACTGTGTAAGGACAGGTCTACCAGCAGGACCGGCATAATTCTTGCCAAGAACAATAACAAAGGGGATTGCATATATAATTGGGTATATTCTGAAGTGCACAATCAGCCCATACCAGAATGCTGCTTGCAGTACTCTACCTGCAGTAGATAATCAAACTGTAAGATAGCCATGCAAAATATTTATGCAATAACTCTATGTTTTTAATCTTCTAACTACATGTGACTGAAAATATTACTAAATTGTCCATACTTATGATCCAAGTAAGCAACAGAATAAATGATCTGCAAGTCATTTGGGAAGTTGCAAGCAAGCGAAGCATTTGCCTGACAACTTTCACTTCACAAACTAGATTATGAAGCTGAATGTCTGTCTAAACGCATTGAGTAAAGCAAGTGAAGAAACAGGACAAAAGAAACGCATTGAGTAAACGCATTAAGACATTAATCAAAAGGAAACCTGAATTCTGAAGCAAAGGTACTTTAGCTGTTGAGCACCAAGTACTAATGACTTTCAAGGAGAAATATCGGACAGGTACAGAGGAGACTAGAACTATGTATAAGAAGCAAATTATTTGGTATACGTGGTTTTGCAAAAGTGATAGAAATCTAGTACGATTTTCTTGGATTATGGGTACACCTTCCTTCTTCTGAGAGGTTAACATCAGTATTTCATTGCATAAGCAACACCCAACTTTGTAAAATATACTCTGCCAAATTTTTGTTTGTAAATCCATTGGTCCAATAGGTTAAACCCCCTTAAATAACAGGTTAAATTCCACTACTTCACAAAAATAAGCTAAACCAACAGAGAGACGATTGATTGGTGAACAAAACATAAGAAAAGACAGAGTAAACATAAACTAAATTTGCAGAACATCATCGCAACTTTCAGACCAATTATATCCCTACTCAAATTCGAAGAGAAATATTCCTAGTTTTGACATGTAAGAATCAGCAGATCAATACAGCTGCAAAATATTCTGAGCTAGTTCATAAAGGTAGCAGCTATCACTGAACAGACATAAAAAAAAAAAGGATTCAGAGCTTACACCCTTCATCAAGCAGATGAGGATCCACAGCATGGCGGCGCAGACGATGGGCTCGCAGTTCCCTCTGGTGCCGATGGTGAAGGTGAAGGGGTTGAACAGCCAGGCCACCACGCACCAGATCCGCGTCTTCGCCTGGACGCCCCGCAGCTCGAGAATGGTGTCGATGAACAACCCAACGAGCAAATCTGCACCGCAAAAATATCAACATCGCGAGGAATTCGACCGCAACTGCAGGCAGCGTGTGGGCGAGCGGTGGCAGGGGCTACCTGCGGCGGAGAAGAGGAGCTTGCCCCAGGCGGGGTGGAGGAGGGAGttggggaggaggaggaaggcgaggaGCGGGGAGTAGCGGTAGGTGGCGCGCGCGAACGGGGAGCCCCCGGCGGCGACGGAGGCCGCCGCGTCGGAGAAGACGAGGTAGTCCACGTCCGTGTAGCGCACCTCGAGGTGCGCGTCCTGCCACTCCCCGTACGCCACCAGCGCCAGCCGCagcgccgccgacgccgccagCACCCGCCACcgcaccgtcgccgccgccgccgtcgccatcGCAGATTTCGCGGCCCGGGCAGCTTGGTAATTTGGCATCCTTCGGGCGCGCGTGGAGGAGGATCCCAGCCGTCGGATCGCCAACGGACGGTTGTGATCGCACTTAATGCAGCGGGTGCGGGATGCGGGATGTGGGCCTTGGTCGCGTCACATCCCCAAGCGAGCAGGAGGATTCCACCCACCTTTCTTTTCATCCTCCACACGCCGCCGAGCGCCACCATGGCgtcgccgccgaccgccgcccccgccgccgccgcgatcCGGCGCCCGGGCGCCCACGTGGGCCGCGTCCCCGTCCCGCGCCACGCCGGCGCCCCCTGCCTCCGCGCCGCCCTCCCGTTCAGGTAATTCCACGGCCTGGATGGCTGGATCTTTCCTCTTCCTCTTTGCGTCTTGTAGTTCTTGGAAGCCTCCGTTCTGCTTTGATGTGGATGGTCGAATTGCGCTCGTGGAGGACCGCCGATCGCGGCTCGTTTTGGTGGAATGGATTGTCGATTCGCCGGCGCCCGGGTGGATTCCTTGCTTGCTTCACTGACTGTATTGTTGACAATTAGTATTAATCAGGGTAACTGTGCACCGACACCTGAAAAAAGGTGAAACCATTTGTAATGCGATTAAGTTAATTGTGCGGCGTAGCCTGCTGTTATGCCTTTCGTTGAATTGAATTTGTTTTTTTATCAAATGAGGTATGGTGGTAATACCTTGCACATGTTCTTGCTTAGGCAGGTTAGGCGTGCTGTCGTCGAGGAAGTGCCGTGCGGTCGTGTCGGCCACAAGGAGCCCTGGTTTGGGCAATGCAGGGAACTTGCGCGAGGTGCGGTCTTGCAAGGACGCTGGGATCCTGATGTAGCTTAGTCGAATTGTTGCCATGCCACCACGGAGTTTGCACTGATGAATGGTGTTTTGTTTTCATCGCGCTGCAGGGTTCGAACGTGGCTAAGAACTGGGATTTGGGCAGACAGATTGGCGATGAGCACGGTGTTCTTATAGAATGCAGGGATGTGCACAAGTCCTTTGGGGACAAGCATGTACTGCAAGGCGTCAGCTTCAAGGTGAGTCCTTGTAGGGGCCTGTACATTTTTCGACTCCTTACTGATTGTTTGTATTTGTCCTAAAACGGACAATGTATTTGTCCGCGGACTGGTCCGGACCAGTTTGCGGATACTGATGCGGGACACGGCCATCCAATACTGTCCCCTAAATGTCCACCCTTGTTTTTCTTTTCTAATAAAATCCGCAACACTCAAAATAATTATAGAAAATAACATAATTCATCCATGAATAACATGCGAATATCCCTAGTACAACAATAGTTCAAATGGAAATATTACATCCGAGATAATTGGATGTTTAACAAGTTTTTTGAATTTAACGATACTCGAGTCAGAATCAACATAGGTTGTCCCACACATACTGCCCCTTgagcttcatccaacaatgtaTGTGCGTGAATGGCCTGCCCTCGGTCCTGTAGTACAACATGGCAGCACTATTCAAGTTGTAGAGCAACATTGAGTAAATGAATGAATTAGCCAACATGAAGAACAACAAGAAGCAAAACTTACAATCTCGATGGTTGACGAGCCCAATGGCCACATTGTCTCCACTTGGTGAaccacaacacaaaacttcatgACGGAGCTGCAGATGGTGTACCGTCGATGCGATAGCGACTTCACATTGTGTTCATGGATGACGTGCGTGTCATAGGGCTCGAAGTTCTTTTCCTCATGAAATGAAGCATGCATCCGCTGCCAAAAGGTCTAACCCCTTTGCCTCATGCCTACAAAGTCTGTACATACGACCAACCTGGCATCACACAACAATCCATCCTCGATCACCGAGTACCCCACCATCGAATTACTCTAGAAAACAACAAAAagttcaaaaagaaaaaaagctCAATTGCATTTGACCGAACACCTGCTAGGCGTGATGTCCGCCATGGACGGCATCAGCAAGGGGGCGGAGGGTACCTGGCCGCGGAGGGATCCTGGTTTGCATTTACAAGAACAGAGCTAATGAGACATGCAGTACATAGATGTTTTGCGACAAACTGAACCACAAAACAAGGAATGCACTAATCAATAGATATTGATTGAAAACACAGAACATAGGTTGAGGTATCAGAAGTAACTACAACATAACAGGATAAGAAATTCAGATAAGAAACATAACTGTAACTAAACAGAGCCAGAGCAGATTCATTCTTGCACCACTTGTCAGAATGCATTGGCAAGTGTATGCATCATACTGTAATTTACCCATCACTATGTATGGCTAGTGCACCACAAATTAAGACTCAAGCAATGCTAGGTAGAAGAACACATCTATAGCCAGCATTGATCACCAGTGGAATCCAAAAGATTAGATAAGATAATAGAGCCGGAGACAGCAACAAAGTGGGAAACAATAGTTATCTATCTTTGCATAATAATGTGATTTAGCTACAATGGTAGATAGAGGATCtgtctccccccccccccccccgtccccTGGCTCTGGGGACTCGGGGGTtaaaaccccccccccccccagggcccccccccccccccccccccccccccgccccttCCCGTCTCGCCGCCGCCAGAGGTTCCCGCCGGCAAAGCTCGCGCAGGTCCCAgggatggcggcggcggggcgtccCTCCCTCCGTCCTGGTGGCAAGGCGCGGCCACGTGTGGCGCAGGGCCGACGGCGCATCTGGCGGTGGTTGGCGACGCATCTGCTGGGGGTTGGCGGCGGTCTCGCTCGGCGCATGCTGCCGGGTGGTGGTGGAGGCGGGGCGGTGGCGGGTGACGCTGCAGCAGCGACGCGGCGGCTGGAAGACCTGGTGGCTGGATCTGGATCCAAGGCGTCCAGCGAGCTGGCCTGGCGCGGCGTCGAGCTTGCAGGTGGCGAAGGGCACAGGTGGAGGTGGTGACCATCGAGGTGTGGCTGCACGGGCTGCTTGGATGTGCTGGTGTGCAGCCATGAAGGTCTGGGGTGCTCCATGGCACCCGGATCTGGCTTTCCAGCTGGTTACTTGGCCAGCCGGCGGTGCCGTGGCCACGACCAGGGGGTCGGCGGTGGATGCTGCTGACGGGGTCTGACTACGGCGGTGGTGGGGTGTGGCCGGCGGCAAGGGCCTGTATGCGGGTGGTAGTCGGCACCAACTTGACTCCGGCTGTGCAGGTGCTCGAGGTGAGCTTCGGTGTCATCGGAGCCTCGTGCTAGTCCTAGTGGGGACGCTCGCCGTGGACTGGTACGAGGGCAGGGAGGTCTCGGGCTGCTGGGCTCAGCTGCTAGCTTCGACGGAGATGACTGGGACGGGATGCTTCAGGTGAAAGCCTTGTGTCGACCTTGTCGGCAACGATGACGGCGACGTCTACGGACGCCGCTCTCCCTCATGAAGGCGTCATCGGGAAGCTATCATTGCCTGCTCAATCGTGTGCCCCGGGTGAAAGCCttagatccatctatggatcgaACAACGACGGCGTCTTGACGTCGTTTCTCCTCCTTGGGGGCGTTGTTTTTGGGAGCCACGGATCCGCGGTTGGTAGCTTGATGTCTGGGTTGGAGTGGTTGTTGGGTTGTTGGTGTGTAGGGTGGTGGCGGTGGAAGTGATCTGTGGCGGCGACCAATCCCTTGGTCATCTTGGTGCTGATGGTTGTTGACCTATCTCTTGGGGGCTCGTGATGGCGATGAGGTCTCGGTGTTCAGTGCCCTTCGACGGTGTTTGAGGTTTTGTTGCCTTGCACAGTGCCCTGGCTCTCTCTATTTGTGATGGTGGCCATGGTGTGGCCTAGAGGAGGTGCAGGGCTGTCTCGGTTGAACATTGCCCTTCGGCACGGTCTGTGGCTCTCTCTGCTGCGACGTGGCTAGGCAATGGGATGCCCTTCGACGGTGGTTGCGACTTCCTAGCTCTTCAAGGTGCTGAGTGCTCGCAGGGCAGCTGGCGACTTCTTCTCTACATCCTCTCGGTGATGGATCTCCTTTCGACTAATTCGACAAAGCTTGCTTCCGCTCTTCTCGGTCCAGCTAGTGGTGTTGGGTGCTAAGTTCTTGGTGTTGGCTGTTTGTCCTAGCTCTTTTCTGATTCTCCTTCTGTGGTTCCTTGTGTCTTCTTGTGTGTGTTGGATGCTTCTGTTGTACCCGACGTGTTGTATCTTACTCTTATTTATAATGAAAATGGTTCAGGCCGGCGTAAGCCCGCCATAGCACCGTCAAAAAAATGGTAGATAGAGAAACAATTCATCCTCACATAGCTACAGTTTACTGGCGCAATAGTAGTAAACCTAATAAGATTAGATGCTCCCAGGTTATTCATATACAGTAAAGCGCATCAGACCACAAGATGGCAAATTACGCGTTTGAGATGCCCTTAGATGTTTTTCAAATCCATCTTATGATGCAATGCAGGCTTCGTACTGTAACTTGTCAATACATATAGAACTGTGAGTCATGTTGTATTTCTGTTACCTTGGGCAGTCTAGTCACTAGTTCTCTTACGTTGCTCGTACTATCCACAAAGCAGTCACGCTGCATCTTAATTAGTATGGGTTTAAGTTATATTATGAGAGTTCTTGGGCTGCGTTAGCATTTACTCCGCAATTTCACTTATGATCCAAAATGATACTTACATTATTATGTAGATTAGACATGGTGAAGCTGTTGGAATAATCGGTCCTTCGGGAACTGGCAAATCAACTATTTTGAAGGTTATGGCGGGCCTTCTAGCCCCTGATAAGGTTGTCCCATTTTCTCAATTTATCTCTGTTACTAGTATGGTTTTGGGGAGGTACACTTTTGATGAGATACTGATTGTCATTCATTATTCATGGCTGTTTTGCAACATATGAGCAGGGCGAGGTGTTCATATGCGGAAAGAAAAGACAGGGCTTAGTTAGTGATGAGGATATATCAGGTCTCCGGATTGGCTTGGTATACTTCCTAATTGTATCCATGCATTCGTGGAATGGAACGGCATGATTATCTTCTCATCCAGATTTTCATGATAAATTTGTGTGAAAATTCCTTATGCAGGTATTTCAAAGTGCGGCATTGTTTGATTCTCTCAATGTTCGTGAAAACGTTGGATTTCTTTTGTAAGGAACTTCCTTTCCAGTTTCCTTGAGCGTACTTAGTTTTCAAGATTGAACTGATTTCTATTTCCTCTGGTCTTTGCTTTTAGATATGAAAACTCCAAGTTGTCTGAGGAGCGAATAGGTGCACTAGTGACGGAAACATTGGCTGCAGTAGGCCTAAAAGTAAGTTAAGCTTTTATCTTACTTAAGTTAACCTTTTACTGGAGTGACAGGCATTGCAATTGGAAACATATTTCCATGGAATATTGCTTAATATTTGTATATGATATCTCTGTTTTCTGTGTATTTCAGAGAAAACATAGTTGAAGTATTCTAGATTATTGTTATTAGCTTTGATAGGTCAGAAGAGCATTAGTTTCCTGCTAGTACTTGATTGTAATGCAGATTA
Protein-coding sequences here:
- the LOC125510459 gene encoding GPI mannosyltransferase 1, with amino-acid sequence MPNYQAARAAKSAMATAAAATVRWRVLAASAALRLALVAYGEWQDAHLEVRYTDVDYLVFSDAAASVAAGGSPFARATYRYSPLLAFLLLPNSLLHPAWGKLLFSAADLLVGLFIDTILELRGVQAKTRIWCVVAWLFNPFTFTIGTRGNCEPIVCAAMLWILICLMKGRVLQAAFWYGLIVHFRIYPIIYAIPFVIVLGKNYAGPAGRPVLTQWSSKQQLQSNKARENVEEPTSLLATLWNFLSTLVTRDTILFGLLSGSMFFAWTGIFFYLYGWEFLNEALLYHLTRTDPRHNFSIYFYHIYLHHQQGFSSIQRLASFLPQLIVQLALIIRFSRDLPFCMFLQTVAFVAFNKVMTAQYFVWFFCLLPLILPWTGMKLKWKGLVCALVWMGSQLHWLMWAYLLEFKGRNVFVQLWAAGLVFLAANTFVMIMVIRHHSHTPLFSAPAGPRTKIAAKKE
- the LOC125510460 gene encoding protein TRIGALACTOSYLDIACYLGLYCEROL 3, chloroplastic-like isoform X1, whose protein sequence is MQRVRDAGCGPWSRHIPKRAGGFHPPFFSSSTRRRAPPWRRRRPPPPPPPRSGARAPTWAASPSRATPAPPASAPPSRSGRLGVLSSRKCRAVVSATRSPGLGNAGNLREGSNVAKNWDLGRQIGDEHGVLIECRDVHKSFGDKHVLQGVSFKIRHGEAVGIIGPSGTGKSTILKVMAGLLAPDKGEVFICGKKRQGLVSDEDISGLRIGLVFQSAALFDSLNVRENVGFLLYENSKLSEERIGALVTETLAAVGLKGVEERMPSELSGGMKKRVALARSIINDDTKETIEPEVLLYDEPTAGLDPIASTVVEDLIRSMHVTGKDAMGKPGKIASYAVVTHQHSTIRRAVDRLLFLHEGKIVWEGMTEEFMTSTNPIVQQFASGSLDGPIRYF
- the LOC125510460 gene encoding protein TRIGALACTOSYLDIACYLGLYCEROL 3, chloroplastic-like isoform X2, whose translation is MASPPTAAPAAAAIRRPGAHVGRVPVPRHAGAPCLRAALPFRLGVLSSRKCRAVVSATRSPGLGNAGNLREGSNVAKNWDLGRQIGDEHGVLIECRDVHKSFGDKHVLQGVSFKIRHGEAVGIIGPSGTGKSTILKVMAGLLAPDKGEVFICGKKRQGLVSDEDISGLRIGLVFQSAALFDSLNVRENVGFLLYENSKLSEERIGALVTETLAAVGLKGVEERMPSELSGGMKKRVALARSIINDDTKETIEPEVLLYDEPTAGLDPIASTVVEDLIRSMHVTGKDAMGKPGKIASYAVVTHQHSTIRRAVDRLLFLHEGKIVWEGMTEEFMTSTNPIVQQFASGSLDGPIRYF